CAGCAGTGGCTTGTCGGTTGGTGGTGCCGCGGGCGCGCGAGCGGGGGCGATCGCGGCGCGTGGCTGCTGCCCTGGCGCTGGCTCCTCGAGCGACGCGGCTCGTTGGCAGCCGGCGGCTGCGAGGGCCAAGACGAGGAGCGCGGCGACTCGGGACATGCCCCGTCAATTTATCGCGCCCGGGCCGCTGTCGAGTCCTTGCCTAGAGGCGAGGCAAATCCCCGCCAAGTGGGGCCAACGCCGGCGCCAAACGCGGGCCGCGTTGCCTACGTCGAGGACGTTCGACGAAGCGCCTCGCGGAAGGCGCGCGCCCGGGGCGACCACCGCGGTCTCCGGGGCGGGGGCGTGGCAAATGAAGTGCCCCCCATCTTTCGGCGGCGCCGAGCCTCGCGCTTTCCGTAGAGGACCACCTCGTCGACGTCGGGGAAGTTGGCGACGGCGCGGAGGTCGAGGTCTTCGAGCGCGGCGCTCTGATCGAGCCACACGTCGCCCAAGAGGTTTCCCCATGACGTAGGTCGCCGGGCCGAGCAGCTCAGGCTTCGTCAAAGGAACGCCCAGCAAGATGCGCGCGAGCAACTCGAACTGGCTGAGCGAGCACGCCTTGCGGGTGACGTGACCCGAGTTGTGCGGCCGCGGCGCGATCTCGTTCACGAAGAACTCGAGCTCGCCGACGGGAACGCCGCGCGACCGACTCGAGCCGGCCTTCGTCACGAAGAACTCCACCGTGAGCAGGCCCACCACGTCGAGCGAGTCGGCCATGCGGCGCGCCGTATCCTCGAGCGCGGCCCGGAGCGCGCTGGGAGGCGCGCCGGCACCAGCGTCACGTCGAGGATGTGCTCCGCGTGGACGTTCTCGAAGGTCGGAAACACGACGGCGGCGCCGGCGGCATCGCGACCCACGATGCAGCTCACCTCCAAGACCAGGTCAAGGCTTCTTCGAAGACGTAGACCGTGTCGTCGTCGAAGGTGAGCGCGCGAGCGCCGTCGGCGTCCTTCACGAAGCTCTGCCCTTTGCCGTCGTAGCCGCCGCGCGCTGTCTTCACGATGAAGGGGAGGGGAAACTGCGCCGCGACGCGAGCCGCTTCGG
This DNA window, taken from Myxococcales bacterium, encodes the following:
- a CDS encoding ATP-grasp domain-containing protein, whose amino-acid sequence is MVTYEMEHVEISEGLARARRHDAARPSLRVLATAQDRALEKAHLAANALPHASFEVARGKAEAARVAAQFPLPFIVKTARGGYDGKGQSFVKDADGARALTFDDDTVYVFEEALTWSWR